One genomic segment of Fusobacterium mortiferum ATCC 9817 includes these proteins:
- the tpiA gene encoding triose-phosphate isomerase, with protein sequence MRTNVIAGNWKMNKTNAEAVEMLTELKGLVKDVEGVKIVIGAPFTALSDAVKAVEGSNVEIAAENVYPKSSGAYTGEVSPTMLKAIGVKYIILGHSERREYFKESNEFINEKVKAVLAAGMTPILCVGEKLEDREAGRTAEVNETQVREGLKDITAEEAKNIIIAYEPVWAIGTGKTATPEMAQETHKEIREVLKSMFGTVANEMVIQYGGSMKPENAAELLAQADIDGGLIGGASLEAASFAKIVLAAK encoded by the coding sequence ATGAGAACAAATGTAATAGCTGGAAACTGGAAAATGAATAAAACAAATGCAGAAGCAGTAGAGATGCTTACTGAATTAAAAGGATTAGTAAAAGATGTAGAGGGAGTAAAAATAGTAATAGGAGCTCCATTTACAGCTCTATCTGATGCTGTAAAAGCAGTAGAAGGAAGTAACGTAGAGATAGCTGCAGAAAACGTATATCCAAAATCATCTGGAGCTTACACTGGGGAAGTTTCTCCTACAATGTTAAAAGCAATAGGAGTAAAATATATAATCTTAGGACACTCAGAAAGAAGAGAATACTTCAAAGAGTCAAATGAGTTCATCAATGAGAAAGTAAAAGCTGTATTAGCAGCTGGAATGACTCCTATCTTATGTGTTGGAGAAAAATTAGAAGATAGAGAAGCTGGAAGAACTGCTGAAGTAAATGAAACTCAAGTAAGAGAAGGATTAAAAGATATAACTGCTGAAGAAGCTAAAAATATAATTATAGCTTATGAACCAGTATGGGCAATAGGAACAGGAAAAACTGCTACTCCAGAGATGGCACAAGAGACTCATAAAGAGATAAGAGAAGTATTAAAATCTATGTTTGGAACAGTAGCTAATGAAATGGTAATCCAATATGGAGGATCAATGAAACCTGAAAATGCTGCTGAATTATTAGCTCAAGCTGATATAGATGGTGGATTAATTGGAGGAGCTTCATTAGAGGCAGCTTCATTTGCTAAAATAGTTTTAGCTGCAAAGTAG
- the gpmI gene encoding 2,3-bisphosphoglycerate-independent phosphoglycerate mutase — protein MKKPVMLMILDGWGINKNPEQKNAITAANPETFNRLMKEYPHSELQASGEAVGLPDGQMGNSEVGHLNIGSGRIIYQPLVEISKDIREGTIYENPVLKEAFEYAVANGKNVHFGGLLSNGGVHSHIEHLFGLLAMAKKYGVKAYVHAFLDGRDTAPQSAKGFVEELEAKMKEIGEGTIATLSGRYYAMDRDKNWDRVKLAYDAMVLGLGNKANSAVEAVEASYAEGKTDEFVVPTVVDANGLVKAGDVFINFNFRPDRAREITRALNDKEFTGFEREYLGVKYYCMRQYDSTIDAPVVYEDKDITNTFGEVLAKAGMKQLRTAETEKYAHVTFFFNGGKEEQFAGEDRKLVASPKVATYDLQPEMSACGVTEGLMEALNSGEYDVIIVNYANPDMVGHTGVFDAAVAAVQKVDRCIAKVSEKVLELGGTLLITADHGNVELMEDPETHIPFTAHTTNNVPFILVSNEYKNAKLEDGKLSDIAPTMLDILGLAKPEEMNGKSLLVK, from the coding sequence ATGAAAAAACCAGTAATGTTAATGATATTAGATGGTTGGGGAATAAATAAAAATCCAGAGCAAAAAAATGCAATAACTGCTGCTAACCCTGAGACATTCAATAGACTTATGAAAGAGTATCCTCATTCTGAATTACAAGCTTCAGGAGAGGCAGTGGGATTACCTGATGGACAAATGGGTAACTCAGAAGTAGGACACTTAAATATAGGTTCTGGAAGAATAATATATCAACCATTAGTAGAGATTTCAAAAGATATCAGAGAGGGAACAATATATGAAAATCCTGTGTTAAAAGAGGCTTTTGAATATGCTGTTGCTAATGGAAAAAATGTTCATTTTGGGGGACTTTTATCAAACGGAGGGGTACACTCTCATATAGAACACCTATTTGGGCTTTTAGCTATGGCTAAAAAGTATGGAGTAAAAGCCTATGTACATGCTTTCTTAGATGGAAGAGATACAGCTCCACAATCAGCTAAAGGATTTGTAGAAGAGCTAGAAGCTAAGATGAAAGAGATAGGAGAGGGAACAATAGCTACTCTTTCTGGAAGATACTATGCTATGGACAGAGATAAGAACTGGGATAGAGTAAAACTTGCCTATGATGCTATGGTTTTAGGATTAGGAAATAAAGCTAACTCAGCAGTAGAAGCAGTAGAAGCTTCTTATGCAGAAGGAAAAACAGATGAGTTTGTTGTACCAACTGTTGTAGATGCTAATGGACTTGTAAAAGCTGGAGATGTATTTATTAACTTCAACTTTAGACCAGATAGAGCAAGAGAAATTACAAGAGCTTTAAATGATAAAGAGTTTACAGGATTTGAAAGAGAATACTTAGGAGTAAAATATTATTGTATGCGTCAATATGATTCTACAATAGATGCTCCAGTTGTATATGAAGATAAAGATATTACAAATACATTTGGAGAAGTTTTAGCAAAAGCTGGAATGAAACAATTAAGAACTGCTGAAACTGAAAAATATGCCCATGTAACTTTCTTCTTCAATGGAGGAAAAGAGGAGCAATTTGCTGGAGAGGATAGAAAATTAGTTGCATCACCAAAAGTAGCAACTTATGATTTACAACCAGAGATGTCAGCTTGTGGAGTAACAGAAGGGCTAATGGAAGCTTTAAACTCTGGAGAGTATGATGTAATTATAGTAAACTATGCTAACCCAGATATGGTAGGACATACAGGAGTATTTGATGCTGCTGTAGCTGCAGTACAAAAAGTAGATAGATGTATAGCTAAAGTTTCTGAAAAAGTTTTAGAACTTGGAGGAACACTACTTATAACTGCTGACCATGGAAATGTAGAGTTAATGGAAGATCCTGAAACTCACATTCCTTTCACAGCTCATACTACAAATAATGTACCATTTATCTTAGTTTCTAATGAGTACAAAAATGCTAAATTAGAAGATGGAAAATTATCTGATATAGCTCCAACTATGTTAGATATCTTAGGACTTGCTAAGCCAGAAGAGATGAATGGAAAATCTTTATTAGTAAAATAA
- a CDS encoding Na+/H+ antiporter NhaC family protein codes for MENKKSSFTGLIPLLIFVIIYLGTGIFLQSQGVEMAFYQLPSPVAIFVGIIVAFIMFKGTINEKFNSFLEGCGHQDIITMCIIYLLAGAFATVSKAMGGVDATVNFGLTYIPAHYIAAGLFIIAAFISTATGASVGSIVAITPIAVGLAEKSGVPMPLILAAVMGGSMFGDNLSVISDTTIAATKTQGVEMRDKFRVNLYIAAPAAIVTVILLLLFGRPESIPDVEVLSYNFLKVLPYIAVLVLAIVGINVFVVLTSGIILSGVIGFIYGDFTFLTFSKEIYNGFMGMNEIFLLSLLTGGLATMTTKAGGVQWLIEQIQKFIIGPKTAKVGVGFLVAVTDMAVANNTVAIIINGSIAKKICEKYDVDLRESAAILDIFSCIFQGLIPYGAQMLILLGFTAGAVSPLDVIPLLWYQGLLFIFTLVFIALSINDKIINRLDRKKNK; via the coding sequence ATGGAAAATAAAAAATCTAGTTTTACTGGTTTAATACCTCTGTTAATCTTTGTTATCATCTATTTAGGAACAGGAATATTTTTACAATCTCAAGGAGTAGAGATGGCTTTCTATCAGCTTCCTTCTCCAGTTGCTATCTTTGTAGGAATAATAGTTGCCTTTATTATGTTTAAAGGGACTATAAATGAAAAATTTAATAGTTTCCTTGAAGGTTGCGGTCATCAAGACATTATTACTATGTGTATAATCTATCTTTTAGCTGGAGCTTTTGCCACTGTTTCAAAAGCTATGGGTGGAGTAGATGCAACTGTTAATTTCGGACTTACTTATATTCCAGCTCATTATATAGCTGCTGGTTTATTTATAATAGCTGCTTTTATCTCAACTGCTACTGGTGCTTCTGTAGGTTCTATTGTAGCTATTACTCCTATTGCCGTTGGACTTGCTGAAAAAAGTGGAGTACCTATGCCTCTTATATTAGCAGCAGTTATGGGTGGTTCTATGTTTGGAGATAATCTTTCTGTTATTTCAGATACTACTATTGCTGCTACAAAAACTCAAGGAGTAGAGATGAGAGATAAATTTAGAGTTAACTTATACATCGCTGCTCCTGCTGCTATAGTAACTGTTATATTACTTTTGCTTTTTGGACGTCCAGAAAGTATTCCTGATGTAGAAGTTCTTTCATATAATTTCTTAAAAGTTCTTCCTTATATAGCTGTTCTTGTATTAGCTATTGTAGGTATAAATGTTTTCGTAGTATTGACATCTGGAATAATCTTATCAGGAGTTATAGGTTTTATATATGGAGATTTTACTTTCTTAACATTTTCGAAAGAGATATACAATGGATTTATGGGAATGAATGAAATTTTCTTATTATCTTTACTTACTGGTGGACTTGCTACTATGACTACTAAAGCTGGTGGTGTTCAATGGCTTATTGAACAAATTCAAAAATTTATAATCGGTCCTAAAACAGCTAAAGTTGGAGTTGGATTCCTAGTTGCTGTAACTGATATGGCAGTTGCTAACAATACAGTTGCTATCATTATAAATGGTTCTATAGCTAAAAAAATCTGTGAAAAATATGATGTTGATTTAAGAGAAAGTGCTGCTATACTAGATATCTTCTCTTGTATATTCCAAGGACTTATCCCTTACGGGGCTCAAATGCTAATCCTTTTAGGATTTACAGCAGGAGCTGTATCACCATTAGATGTTATACCTCTACTTTGGTATCAAGGATTATTATTCATCTTTACACTAGTTTTCATAGCTCTTTCAATCAATGACAAAATAATCAATAGGCTAGATAGAAAGAAAAATAAATAA
- the megL gene encoding methionine gamma-lyase, translating into MKKGIGTMSIHTGNHKNPFGALAVPIYQTSTFVFDSAEQGGKRFALEEEGYIYSRLGNPTTAVFEEKIAALEGGEAAVATSSGIGAITSTLWTLLKAGDHVIADKTLYGCTFAYLNHGVAKFGVEVDFIDTSDLELVRKTMKSNTRVVYLETPANPNMKVVDIKAVAEIAHTNPNTLVVVDNTFATPFCQRPLELGCDVVVHSVTKYLNGHGDVIAGVVISKKEIIDQVRLVGVKDMTGSVLGPTEAFYIIRGMKTFELRMRRHCENAMKVAEYLEAHDKIEKVYYPGLKSHDGYEVASKQMDAFGGILAFELKGGFEAGKTLLNNVKMAALAVSLGDAETLIQHPASMTHSPYTKEERLAAGITDGLVRLSVGLENIEDIIADLEYGLAQIK; encoded by the coding sequence ATGAAAAAAGGTATAGGAACTATGAGTATTCATACAGGGAATCATAAAAATCCATTTGGAGCTTTAGCAGTACCAATTTATCAAACTTCAACATTTGTATTTGATTCAGCTGAGCAAGGTGGAAAGAGATTCGCACTAGAAGAGGAAGGATATATTTATTCAAGATTAGGAAACCCTACAACTGCAGTATTTGAAGAGAAAATAGCAGCACTAGAGGGAGGAGAAGCAGCAGTTGCAACATCTTCAGGAATAGGAGCTATTACTTCTACTTTATGGACACTTTTAAAAGCTGGGGACCATGTAATAGCAGATAAAACTCTATATGGATGTACATTTGCTTACTTAAACCATGGTGTAGCAAAATTTGGTGTAGAGGTTGACTTTATAGATACTTCTGATTTAGAGCTAGTAAGAAAAACTATGAAATCTAATACAAGAGTAGTATATTTAGAGACTCCTGCTAACCCTAATATGAAAGTGGTAGATATTAAAGCAGTGGCAGAAATAGCACATACTAATCCAAATACTTTAGTAGTAGTAGATAATACATTTGCTACTCCATTCTGCCAAAGACCATTAGAACTTGGTTGTGATGTGGTTGTTCACTCAGTAACTAAATATTTAAATGGGCATGGGGATGTAATAGCAGGGGTAGTTATAAGTAAAAAAGAGATAATAGACCAAGTAAGACTTGTAGGTGTAAAAGATATGACTGGTTCTGTACTAGGACCTACTGAAGCTTTCTATATAATAAGAGGTATGAAAACTTTTGAACTAAGAATGAGAAGACACTGTGAAAACGCTATGAAAGTAGCTGAATATTTAGAGGCTCATGACAAGATTGAAAAAGTTTATTATCCAGGATTAAAATCTCATGATGGATATGAAGTAGCATCTAAGCAAATGGATGCATTTGGTGGAATACTAGCTTTTGAATTAAAAGGTGGATTTGAAGCTGGTAAAACATTACTTAATAATGTAAAAATGGCAGCTTTAGCAGTATCTTTAGGAGATGCTGAAACTCTTATTCAACATCCTGCTTCTATGACTCACTCTCCATATACTAAAGAGGAAAGATTAGCAGCTGGAATTACAGATGGTCTTGTAAGATTATCAGTAGGACTTGAAAATATAGAGGATATAATAGCAGACTTAGAATATGGATTAGCTCAAATAAAATAA
- a CDS encoding aminotransferase-like domain-containing protein: MEKKVGSYLELYDILKSEIILKKMKVNSKFPSIRQISGKYGCNSNTVLRVYKLLEENGYIYSIKGKGSFVKANYDISIDEKVFPLIENFRYGQNVKKYSINFSNGTPSKNLFPVDSYRKYIERAFNEKGSYLLGYQDVQGLESLREAIAEYIEKYDIFVNSDDIFITSGTQQSLAVIMKAFGYSPKKTVVISDPSYPNALNFLEDMCNVRTMDLQKDGWDMSEFKELLQKEKVDFVYETFNFQNPTGVIWSEKKKKELLELAKDYHFYIIEDDCFADFSYKDRVSSLKSMDRVGEERVIYLKTSSKVLMPGINSAFVIPPKKFMDKFIIAKYGLDPNTSGLNQKVLEYFIKEKELDRHIREIKGILKEQLKVMLEELKKIPDIEVMNIPKGGFFLWVKLPEHIDGEYFYYKCKMNGVSILPGTIFYNNKKECNKIRLSFLTNNKEEIVKGVEIMKKIIIDKME; the protein is encoded by the coding sequence ATGGAAAAGAAAGTAGGAAGTTATCTAGAATTATATGATATTTTGAAAAGTGAAATAATTTTAAAAAAGATGAAAGTGAATTCAAAATTTCCATCAATAAGGCAGATAAGTGGTAAGTATGGTTGTAATAGTAATACAGTATTGAGAGTATATAAGCTTTTAGAAGAAAATGGGTATATTTATTCTATCAAGGGAAAAGGTTCTTTTGTGAAAGCTAACTATGATATCTCTATTGATGAAAAGGTTTTTCCTTTGATTGAAAATTTTCGTTATGGTCAAAATGTAAAAAAATATTCAATAAATTTTTCTAATGGGACTCCATCTAAAAATCTATTTCCTGTGGATAGTTATAGAAAATATATAGAAAGAGCCTTCAATGAAAAGGGAAGTTACCTTTTAGGTTATCAAGATGTCCAAGGATTAGAGAGTTTAAGGGAGGCTATAGCTGAGTATATAGAAAAATATGATATTTTTGTAAACTCAGATGATATATTTATAACATCAGGAACTCAGCAATCGCTAGCTGTTATAATGAAAGCTTTTGGATACTCTCCTAAAAAAACTGTGGTAATATCTGATCCAAGTTATCCAAATGCTTTAAATTTTTTAGAGGATATGTGTAACGTTAGAACTATGGATTTACAAAAAGATGGTTGGGATATGTCAGAGTTTAAAGAGTTGTTACAAAAAGAGAAGGTTGATTTTGTATATGAAACTTTTAATTTTCAAAATCCTACTGGTGTAATCTGGAGTGAAAAAAAGAAAAAAGAGTTATTAGAATTGGCTAAAGATTATCATTTTTATATAATTGAAGATGATTGCTTTGCTGATTTTTCTTACAAGGACAGAGTTTCATCTTTGAAGAGTATGGATAGAGTAGGAGAGGAGAGAGTAATCTATTTAAAAACTTCTTCTAAGGTATTGATGCCAGGAATAAATAGTGCTTTTGTAATTCCACCTAAAAAATTTATGGATAAATTTATAATAGCTAAATATGGATTAGATCCTAATACCTCTGGATTAAATCAAAAGGTATTGGAATATTTTATAAAAGAAAAAGAGTTAGATAGACATATAAGAGAGATAAAGGGAATTTTAAAAGAGCAATTAAAAGTGATGTTAGAAGAGTTAAAAAAAATTCCTGATATTGAAGTTATGAATATTCCTAAGGGTGGTTTTTTTCTTTGGGTAAAACTGCCAGAACACATAGATGGAGAGTATTTTTATTATAAATGTAAGATGAATGGAGTATCTATTCTACCAGGAACTATCTTCTATAACAATAAAAAAGAGTGTAATAAAATTAGATTGAGCTTTTTAACTAATAATAAGGAGGAGATAGTAAAAGGTGTAGAGATAATGAAAAAAATAATTATTGACAAAATGGAATAA
- the ribH gene encoding 6,7-dimethyl-8-ribityllumazine synthase encodes MKVLQGKFTGRELRIGIVAARFNEFITSKLIGGAEDALLRHEVEADNIDLAWVPGAFEIPLVAKRMAESGKYDAIITLGAVIKGSTPHFDYVCAEVSKGVATVSLNSNIPVIFGVLTTNSIEEAIERAGTKAGNKGFDAAVTALEMVNLLKGM; translated from the coding sequence ATGAAAGTATTACAAGGAAAATTTACAGGGAGAGAATTAAGAATAGGTATAGTAGCAGCTAGATTTAATGAGTTTATTACTTCTAAGCTTATAGGTGGAGCAGAAGATGCACTATTAAGACATGAAGTAGAAGCTGATAATATAGATTTAGCATGGGTACCTGGAGCTTTTGAAATTCCACTTGTAGCAAAAAGAATGGCAGAATCAGGAAAGTATGATGCAATTATTACTCTAGGAGCAGTAATAAAAGGATCAACTCCACACTTTGATTATGTGTGTGCAGAAGTATCAAAAGGAGTGGCAACAGTTAGCTTAAATAGCAATATCCCAGTAATATTTGGAGTATTAACTACAAATAGTATTGAGGAAGCTATTGAAAGAGCTGGTACTAAAGCTGGAAATAAAGGTTTTGATGCAGCAGTTACAGCTTTAGAAATGGTAAACTTACTAAAGGGGATGTAA
- the ribD gene encoding bifunctional diaminohydroxyphosphoribosylaminopyrimidine deaminase/5-amino-6-(5-phosphoribosylamino)uracil reductase RibD, whose translation MDKKYMARALELAALGEGSVNPNPLVGAVVVKDGVVVGEGYHKKYGGPHAEVFALEMAGEKAYGADIYVTLEPCSHYGKTPPCAKKIIEMGIKRCIVASLDPNPLVSGRGIKMLQDAGIEVVTGVMEREAKELNRVFMKYISEKKSYLFLKCGITLDGKIATKTGNSKWITNELAREKVQRLRNRYMGIMVGINTVLKDDPSLTARIENGRDPYRIVIDPKLEIPLESKIVNFEDGKSVIITSQENRESEKIKILEEKRVRVEYLEGDEFEVSEILKKTGELGIDGIILEGGSYLISKAFKENAIDGGEIFIAPKILGDSEAISFVRGFSVENIADGFELKNVKINSYGNNVSMEFYK comes from the coding sequence ATGGATAAGAAGTACATGGCAAGAGCTCTTGAATTAGCAGCTCTTGGAGAGGGATCTGTAAATCCAAATCCTTTGGTAGGAGCTGTAGTGGTAAAAGATGGAGTAGTAGTAGGGGAGGGATATCATAAAAAATATGGTGGACCTCATGCAGAGGTATTTGCTTTAGAGATGGCTGGAGAAAAAGCTTATGGAGCAGACATCTATGTAACACTAGAGCCATGTTCACACTATGGAAAAACTCCACCATGTGCTAAGAAGATAATAGAGATGGGTATCAAGAGATGTATAGTTGCCTCTCTTGACCCTAATCCTTTAGTATCAGGAAGAGGAATAAAGATGCTCCAAGATGCTGGAATAGAAGTAGTTACTGGAGTAATGGAGAGAGAAGCTAAAGAACTCAATAGAGTTTTTATGAAATATATATCAGAAAAAAAATCTTATCTTTTTTTAAAGTGTGGAATTACACTTGATGGAAAGATAGCTACTAAAACAGGAAATTCTAAATGGATAACAAATGAGTTAGCTAGGGAGAAAGTACAGAGATTAAGAAATAGATATATGGGGATAATGGTAGGAATAAATACAGTATTAAAAGATGATCCTAGTTTAACAGCTAGAATAGAAAATGGAAGAGACCCATATAGAATAGTTATTGACCCTAAACTAGAGATACCACTAGAAAGTAAAATTGTAAATTTTGAAGATGGAAAGAGTGTTATTATCACTTCACAGGAGAATAGGGAGAGTGAAAAGATAAAGATACTAGAGGAAAAAAGAGTAAGAGTGGAATATTTAGAAGGGGATGAATTTGAAGTCTCTGAAATATTAAAGAAGACTGGAGAGCTAGGAATAGATGGAATAATTTTAGAAGGTGGAAGTTATCTTATCTCTAAGGCTTTTAAAGAGAATGCAATAGATGGTGGAGAGATATTTATAGCTCCCAAAATATTAGGAGATAGCGAAGCTATATCATTTGTAAGAGGATTTTCTGTTGAAAATATAGCAGATGGATTTGAATTAAAAAACGTAAAGATAAATAGCTATGGAAACAATGTATCTATGGAGTTTTACAAGTAG
- the ribE gene encoding riboflavin synthase: MFTGLVEEMGEVIAIENGEKSLKLKIKCKKVLEGAKLGDSIATNGTCLTATELGNNFFTADCMYETVKRTNLKRLKVGDRVNLEKSITLATPLGGHLVTGDVDCEGKVVAITPEGIAKIYEIEIDRKYMKYIVEKGRVTLDGASLTVMKLGDTTFGVSLIPHTQEMITLGKRRVGDYINVETDLIGKYIERFMKFQDEPSEKKEGITMEFLMKNGF, from the coding sequence ATTTTTACAGGATTAGTAGAAGAGATGGGAGAAGTTATAGCTATTGAAAATGGTGAAAAATCTCTAAAACTTAAGATAAAATGTAAAAAAGTATTAGAGGGAGCAAAGTTAGGAGATAGTATAGCAACTAATGGAACTTGTCTTACAGCTACAGAGTTAGGAAATAATTTCTTTACTGCAGATTGTATGTATGAAACAGTAAAGAGAACTAACCTTAAAAGATTAAAGGTTGGAGATAGAGTAAATTTAGAAAAGTCAATAACTCTAGCTACTCCATTGGGAGGGCATCTAGTAACAGGGGATGTGGATTGTGAAGGAAAAGTAGTAGCAATTACTCCAGAGGGAATAGCTAAGATATATGAGATAGAGATAGATAGAAAATATATGAAATATATAGTTGAAAAGGGAAGAGTTACCCTTGATGGTGCTAGTCTTACTGTAATGAAGCTAGGAGATACTACTTTTGGAGTTTCTTTAATACCTCATACACAGGAGATGATAACTCTTGGAAAAAGAAGAGTTGGAGATTATATAAATGTAGAGACAGACTTGATAGGAAAATATATAGAGAGATTTATGAAATTTCAAGATGAGCCTTCTGAAAAAAAAGAGGGAATTACTATGGAGTTTCTTATGAAAAATGGATTTTAG
- a CDS encoding bifunctional 3,4-dihydroxy-2-butanone-4-phosphate synthase/GTP cyclohydrolase II, with protein sequence MLDRIEDALEDLRAGKVIIVVDDEDRENEGDFICAAEFATPENINLMATVGKGLICMPMTEEYAKKLALPPMCYDNTDNHCTAFTVSIDHVDTTTGISAYERSLTAMKALDENVKPYEFRRPGHMFPLVAKKGGVIVRNGHTEATVDLMRLAGLKEMGLCCEIMKEDGTMARFDDLQLLAKELDMKMISIEDLQKYIKMNEQLMTVSVRAKMPTGSGVFEIVGFENNLDGKEHIALVKGDVAGKEDVLVRLHSECFTGDILGSLRCDCGSQLKRAMRRVDEEGEGVVLYLRQEGRGIGLLNKLKAYTLQDQGADTVEANVALGFDPDMRDYAVAVQMLKALGVKSVRVMTNNPAKIEALEDYGMKVTGREAIETGFNETNEKYMKTKKEKMRHMLTKI encoded by the coding sequence ATGCTAGATAGAATAGAAGATGCTCTTGAAGATTTAAGGGCTGGAAAAGTAATAATAGTAGTAGATGATGAGGACAGAGAAAACGAAGGAGATTTTATTTGTGCTGCAGAGTTTGCTACTCCAGAAAATATTAATCTTATGGCAACAGTAGGAAAAGGATTAATCTGCATGCCTATGACAGAGGAATATGCTAAGAAATTGGCTCTACCTCCAATGTGTTATGACAATACTGATAATCATTGTACAGCTTTTACTGTATCAATAGATCATGTGGATACTACAACAGGAATATCTGCTTATGAGCGTTCGTTGACAGCTATGAAAGCTTTGGATGAAAATGTAAAGCCTTATGAATTTAGAAGACCAGGACATATGTTTCCATTAGTAGCTAAAAAAGGTGGAGTAATAGTAAGAAATGGACATACAGAAGCAACTGTAGATTTAATGAGATTAGCAGGATTAAAGGAAATGGGACTTTGTTGTGAAATCATGAAAGAAGATGGAACTATGGCTAGATTTGATGATTTACAATTACTTGCTAAAGAGTTGGATATGAAGATGATATCTATTGAGGATTTACAAAAATATATCAAGATGAATGAGCAACTTATGACTGTAAGTGTAAGAGCTAAGATGCCTACTGGCTCAGGAGTATTTGAGATAGTAGGATTTGAAAATAATCTAGATGGAAAAGAGCACATAGCTCTAGTAAAAGGAGATGTAGCTGGGAAAGAAGATGTTTTAGTGAGATTACACTCTGAGTGCTTTACAGGAGATATTTTAGGTTCATTAAGATGTGATTGTGGTTCTCAATTAAAAAGAGCTATGAGAAGAGTGGATGAAGAGGGAGAAGGAGTAGTTCTTTATCTAAGACAAGAGGGAAGAGGAATAGGACTTTTAAATAAATTGAAAGCTTATACACTTCAAGATCAGGGTGCAGATACAGTAGAGGCAAATGTAGCACTAGGATTTGATCCTGATATGAGAGATTATGCAGTAGCTGTTCAAATGTTAAAAGCTCTTGGAGTAAAATCTGTAAGAGTAATGACTAATAATCCTGCTAAGATAGAGGCTCTTGAGGATTATGGAATGAAAGTAACAGGAAGAGAAGCTATTGAGACAGGATTTAATGAGACTAATGAAAAGTATATGAAAACTAAAAAAGAAAAAATGAGACATATGCTAACAAAAATTTAA